A portion of the Rhodopseudomonas sp. BAL398 genome contains these proteins:
- a CDS encoding aa3-type cytochrome c oxidase subunit IV produces MAERNEVGYTTADGNDYPAHEQTYEGFIKLVKYGSAAVITVVALMAIFLT; encoded by the coding sequence ATGGCTGAGCGTAACGAAGTGGGCTACACCACCGCCGACGGCAACGATTATCCCGCTCATGAGCAGACCTATGAGGGATTCATCAAGCTGGTGAAATATGGCAGCGCCGCCGTGATCACCGTCGTCGCTCTGATGGCGATTTTCCTGACCTGA
- a CDS encoding Re/Si-specific NAD(P)(+) transhydrogenase subunit alpha, whose translation MKIAVAKEIDASEPRVAVSPDTIKKFKALGAEIAIEPGAGIKSGMPDSDFTAAGATVSADALRDADIIIKVKRPEASELANYKRGALVIAIMDPYGNDAALKAMADAGIAAFAMELMPRITRAQSMDVLSSQANLAGYRAVIEGAEAFGRAFPMMMTAAGTVAAAKVFVMGVGVAGLQAIATARRLGAVVTATDVRPATKEQVESLGAKFLAVEDEEFKNAQTAGGYAKEMSKEYQAKQAELTSEHIKKQDVIITTALIPGRPAPRLVTAEMVASMKPGSVLVDLAIERGGNIEGAVAGQVTDVGGVKIVGYTNVAGRVAASASSLYARNLYNFIETLVDKTSKQLAVKWDDELVQATALTRDGAVIHPNFQPKTA comes from the coding sequence ATGAAGATTGCCGTTGCCAAGGAGATCGATGCGTCCGAGCCGCGCGTGGCGGTGTCGCCCGATACCATCAAGAAATTCAAGGCGCTGGGTGCCGAGATCGCCATCGAGCCCGGCGCCGGCATCAAATCCGGCATGCCGGATTCCGATTTCACCGCCGCCGGCGCCACCGTCAGCGCCGACGCGCTGAGGGATGCCGACATCATCATCAAGGTGAAGCGGCCCGAGGCGTCCGAACTTGCGAATTACAAGCGCGGCGCGCTGGTGATCGCGATCATGGACCCCTACGGCAATGACGCCGCGCTGAAGGCGATGGCCGACGCCGGCATTGCGGCTTTCGCGATGGAGTTGATGCCGCGCATCACCCGTGCGCAATCGATGGACGTGCTGTCCAGCCAGGCCAATCTCGCCGGCTACCGCGCGGTGATCGAAGGCGCCGAAGCCTTCGGCCGCGCCTTTCCGATGATGATGACGGCGGCCGGCACCGTCGCCGCCGCCAAGGTGTTCGTGATGGGCGTCGGCGTCGCCGGCCTGCAGGCGATCGCCACCGCGCGCCGGCTCGGCGCCGTGGTCACCGCCACCGACGTGCGCCCCGCCACCAAGGAGCAGGTCGAAAGTCTCGGCGCCAAATTCCTCGCGGTCGAGGACGAGGAATTCAAGAACGCCCAGACCGCCGGCGGCTACGCCAAGGAAATGTCGAAAGAGTATCAGGCCAAGCAGGCGGAGCTGACCTCGGAGCACATCAAGAAACAGGACGTCATCATCACCACCGCGTTGATTCCGGGACGGCCCGCGCCGCGTCTGGTCACCGCCGAGATGGTGGCCTCGATGAAGCCCGGCTCGGTGCTGGTCGATCTGGCGATCGAGCGCGGCGGCAATATCGAAGGCGCAGTGGCCGGTCAGGTCACCGATGTCGGCGGCGTCAAGATCGTCGGCTATACCAATGTGGCCGGCCGGGTCGCGGCGTCGGCCTCGAGCCTGTATGCGCGCAACCTGTACAATTTCATCGAGACGCTGGTCGACAAGACCAGCAAACAGCTCGCGGTGAAGTGGGACGACGAGCTGGTGCAGGCCACCGCGTTGACCCGCGACGGCGCCGTGATTCATCCGAATTTCCAGCCGAAAACCGCCTAA
- a CDS encoding AbrB family transcriptional regulator: MNEQPKIVHDQVIATLEIKKIGNSSGLILSKDLMARLNLHVGDQLYATMTPDGGLRFTPHDPDFEKAVEVARRGMKRYHNALAELAK, encoded by the coding sequence ATGAACGAGCAACCCAAGATCGTGCACGACCAGGTCATCGCCACCTTGGAGATCAAGAAGATCGGCAATTCCTCGGGCTTGATTTTGTCCAAGGACCTGATGGCCCGCCTTAACCTCCATGTCGGAGATCAGCTATACGCGACGATGACGCCGGACGGCGGCTTGCGGTTCACCCCGCACGATCCGGACTTCGAGAAGGCCGTGGAAGTGGCTAGACGGGGCATGAAGCGCTACCACAACGCATTGGCTGAGCTCGCCAAATGA
- a CDS encoding type II toxin-antitoxin system death-on-curing family toxin, which translates to MSEPFWLTRQIIVAIHDEQLAILGGAGGLRDEGMLQSVLDPPRNKWTYEQPELPELAAAYAFGMARNRPFIDGNKRASLLALYTFLGVNGIDFIVPEAEAASIILSLAAGEVSEESLTRWIRDNWPA; encoded by the coding sequence ATGAGTGAGCCGTTCTGGCTGACGCGCCAGATCATCGTCGCCATTCACGATGAGCAATTGGCGATTCTTGGCGGCGCAGGCGGTTTGCGCGACGAAGGCATGTTGCAATCGGTGCTGGATCCGCCACGCAACAAATGGACCTATGAGCAGCCGGAGTTGCCCGAACTCGCCGCCGCTTATGCGTTCGGCATGGCTCGCAACCGTCCCTTCATCGACGGCAACAAGCGAGCCTCGCTGCTGGCGCTCTACACCTTCCTTGGCGTCAATGGCATCGATTTCATCGTGCCCGAAGCAGAAGCGGCATCCATCATCCTGTCCCTTGCCGCCGGCGAGGTCAGCGAGGAGAGTCTGACGCGCTGGATCAGGGACAATTGGCCGGCGTAA